The Lysobacter capsici genome has a segment encoding these proteins:
- the rarD gene encoding EamA family transporter RarD encodes MSTPTDRRGLWIAVASFVLWGLMPLYWHLLNAVPSLQIVAHRIVWSTLLVTAWLCWKFGRHWLRDILREPRKAAMLALSGVLIAFNWGLYIWAVNAGHVIETSLGYFIGPLVSVMLGVLFLGERLRAVQWLAIALAFAGVLWLTFQYGRPPLIALGLAVSFAVYGLVRKLVAVEAVTGLGVENVYLFAPALALMLWGETHGQGGFVGGWGWGTDVLLVIAGALTALPLIGFAYAVRRVSLTAIGLLQYVAPTLQFLIGVLILREPFNAERAIGFVIIWIGLAVFASEGLLRSRRMAAAQAA; translated from the coding sequence ATGAGCACCCCGACCGACCGCCGCGGGCTGTGGATCGCGGTCGCGTCCTTCGTGCTGTGGGGGCTGATGCCGCTGTACTGGCATCTGCTCAACGCGGTGCCGTCGCTGCAGATCGTCGCCCATCGAATCGTCTGGAGCACCTTGCTGGTGACCGCGTGGCTGTGCTGGAAGTTCGGCCGGCATTGGTTGCGCGACATCCTGCGCGAACCGCGCAAGGCGGCGATGCTCGCGCTCAGCGGCGTGCTGATCGCGTTCAACTGGGGCTTGTACATCTGGGCGGTCAACGCCGGCCATGTGATCGAGACCAGCCTGGGCTATTTCATCGGGCCGCTGGTCAGCGTGATGCTCGGCGTGCTGTTCCTGGGCGAACGCCTGCGCGCGGTGCAGTGGCTGGCGATCGCGCTGGCCTTCGCCGGCGTGCTGTGGCTGACCTTCCAGTACGGCCGGCCGCCGCTGATCGCGCTCGGCCTGGCGGTGTCGTTCGCGGTGTACGGCCTGGTGCGCAAACTGGTCGCGGTCGAAGCGGTGACCGGCCTGGGCGTGGAGAACGTCTATCTGTTCGCGCCGGCGCTGGCGCTGATGCTGTGGGGCGAGACCCACGGCCAGGGCGGTTTCGTCGGCGGCTGGGGCTGGGGCACCGACGTGCTGCTGGTGATCGCCGGCGCGCTCACCGCGTTGCCGCTGATCGGCTTCGCCTATGCGGTGCGGCGAGTGTCGCTGACCGCGATCGGCCTGCTGCAATACGTCGCGCCGACCTTGCAGTTCCTGATCGGCGTGCTGATCTTGCGCGAGCCGTTCAATGCCGAGCGCGCGATCGGGTTCGTGATCATCTGGATCGGCCTGGCGGTGTTCGCCAGCGAGGGGTTGCTGCGGTCGCGGCGGATGGCGGCGGCGCAAGCGGCTTGA
- a CDS encoding GNAT family N-acetyltransferase: MTQAAVPEQIGEILALIREHGPNPWNFLPDVELAAHLSAIRLGRTQAIVALHEGEIVAVVTFEPSDAFHRYQPDGREIEWQGHVGEVVVHREHRGQGLGTRLLKAAVGRLLQMGLVEIYVERHEENEGSAGMMRKAGFVVIDVFDDPRRRDVGSRRTSVSRYGPHP, from the coding sequence GTGACGCAAGCCGCCGTGCCCGAACAGATCGGCGAGATTCTCGCGCTGATCCGCGAACACGGCCCCAATCCCTGGAATTTCCTGCCCGACGTCGAGCTGGCCGCGCACTTGTCGGCGATCCGGCTCGGCCGCACGCAGGCCATCGTCGCGCTGCACGAAGGCGAAATTGTGGCTGTCGTCACATTCGAGCCGAGCGACGCTTTCCACCGCTATCAGCCCGACGGTCGCGAGATCGAATGGCAGGGCCATGTCGGCGAGGTCGTGGTCCATCGCGAGCATCGCGGTCAGGGGCTGGGCACCCGGCTGCTCAAGGCGGCGGTGGGGCGGCTGCTGCAGATGGGATTGGTCGAGATCTATGTCGAACGCCACGAGGAGAACGAGGGCTCGGCGGGGATGATGCGCAAGGCCGGTTTCGTGGTGATCGACGTGTTCGACGATCCGCGCCGCCGCGATGTCGGCAGCCGTCGCACTTCGGTGTCGCGTTACGGGCCGCATCCGTGA
- a CDS encoding Lrp/AsnC family transcriptional regulator: MNGSPLVLDEFDHKLLELLQQDASVTLSELGEAVGLSPSAVQRRMTRYRQDGLMRQVAVLDPLALGSTLAAVWVTMERESAEGNAAFHARVRAAPEVQQCYTLAGEWDYLVILATTGVAHCRQVVDRLFLDEGNVKRYDTHLVFDVVKHGLELPTRDAPRATRKRRG; encoded by the coding sequence ATGAATGGTAGCCCCCTGGTTTTGGACGAGTTCGACCACAAGTTGCTCGAACTCCTGCAGCAAGATGCGTCAGTGACCCTGAGCGAACTGGGCGAGGCCGTGGGCCTGTCGCCCAGCGCGGTGCAGCGCCGCATGACCCGCTACCGCCAGGACGGCCTGATGCGGCAGGTGGCGGTGCTCGACCCCCTGGCGCTGGGCAGCACCCTGGCCGCGGTGTGGGTGACGATGGAGCGCGAGTCGGCCGAGGGCAACGCCGCCTTCCACGCCCGCGTGCGCGCCGCGCCCGAAGTCCAGCAGTGCTACACCCTGGCCGGCGAATGGGACTACCTGGTGATCCTGGCCACCACCGGCGTCGCCCATTGCCGGCAGGTGGTCGACCGCCTGTTCCTCGACGAGGGCAACGTCAAGCGCTACGACACCCACCTGGTGTTCGACGTGGTCAAGCACGGCCTGGAGCTGCCGACCCGCGATGCGCCGAGGGCAACGCGCAAGCGGCGCGGGTAA
- a CDS encoding methylated-DNA--[protein]-cysteine S-methyltransferase — protein MNAKSHIRKPVTGAVTDKPVAPTPAIDKLEQARVLLEAGEPSLSELAEAVGLSPSHLQRRFSARFGLSPAEYLAQRKLGSLRSALREGSDVSAALYDAGYGSPSRVYESGAARLGMTPARYRAGGAGEQIRWSLTQTELGTALVATTARGICMVELGDDAQALQAKLHSEFPQATLERVDAGRDEFLAPRVRAVAQTLGGKRETVAVDLIGTAFQKKVWDALMKIPPGQTRSYEQIAQQVGSPRGARAVAQACANNRVAVVVPCHRVVRGDGSLGGYRWGLPLKEKLLQREQAA, from the coding sequence ATGAACGCCAAATCCCACATCCGCAAGCCCGTTACCGGCGCTGTCACCGATAAGCCGGTTGCCCCCACGCCCGCGATCGACAAGCTCGAACAGGCACGAGTCCTGCTGGAGGCCGGCGAGCCGTCGCTGAGCGAACTGGCCGAAGCGGTCGGCCTGAGCCCGTCGCACCTGCAGCGCCGCTTCAGCGCGCGCTTCGGTCTGAGCCCGGCCGAATACCTCGCCCAGCGCAAGCTCGGCAGCCTGCGCTCGGCATTGCGCGAAGGCAGCGATGTCAGCGCGGCGCTGTACGACGCCGGCTACGGCTCGCCCTCGCGCGTGTACGAAAGCGGCGCGGCGCGCCTGGGCATGACCCCGGCGCGCTACCGCGCCGGCGGCGCCGGCGAGCAGATCCGCTGGAGCCTGACCCAGACCGAATTGGGCACCGCGCTGGTCGCGACCACCGCGCGCGGCATCTGCATGGTCGAACTCGGCGACGATGCGCAAGCCCTGCAGGCCAAGCTGCACAGCGAATTCCCGCAGGCCACGCTGGAGCGCGTCGACGCCGGCCGCGACGAATTCCTGGCGCCGCGCGTGCGCGCGGTCGCGCAGACCCTCGGCGGCAAGCGCGAAACCGTTGCGGTGGACCTGATCGGCACCGCCTTCCAGAAAAAAGTCTGGGACGCGCTGATGAAGATTCCGCCGGGGCAGACCCGCAGCTACGAACAGATCGCGCAGCAGGTCGGTTCGCCGCGCGGCGCGCGCGCGGTGGCGCAGGCCTGCGCGAACAATCGCGTGGCGGTGGTGGTGCCGTGTCATCGGGTGGTGCGTGGCGATGGCTCGCTGGGCGGCTATCGCTGGGGTCTGCCGCTCAAGGAGAAGCTGTTGCAGCGTGAGCAGGCGGCTTGA